The sequence CGAGGCGTCGGAACGCGCCAGGCCGGTGACCTTGTGCCCGGCCGCGACCAGTTCGGCGACGACGGTCGGTCCGGTCAGCCCGGAACCTCCGGTGACGAAGACATGCACGATGAACTCCCTTGAGCCGGTTCGGCACTGCTCCACGTAGCGACAGGGACTGTCACTACGGCCTTCAACGTAGCACGTAACGTCAGAGACTGTCGCTACGCCGTGGATGCCGATCCGTCGGCCTGTCGCCCGCCACCGCCCCGTCGAGCCGTCGATCCGGCGCCCCGCCGATCCGCCGATCCGCCGGCGCCCCGCCGCGACGAGGGGCGGGCCGACCACCTTGACGTCGGCTTCTGCCGGTATTGGCCTATGCTGCTGGGATGCCACGGGATGGACGGCCGGCGCGCCTACGACTCCAGCAGGCCGCTCTCGACCTGTACACGGAGCGCGGCTTCGACCAGGTCACCACCGCCGAGATCGCGGCGCACGCGGGCGTCACCGAGCGGACCTTCTACCGGCACTTCGCCGACAAGCGCGAAGTACTCTTCGGCCAGGAGGACTTCCTGCGTGACGCGCTGGAGCGCGCCGTCGCGGAGGCGCCCGGCACCCTCGGTCCGCTCGCGACGGTGCTGTGGGCGTTCCGCCGGATCACGCCGCTGCTGGAGGACAACCGGCCGCTCTCCGAGCCGCTGCACCGGCTCGCCAACGCGACCCCGGCGCTGCGCGAACGCGAACTCGCCAAGACCGCGTCCCTGGCCTGCACCATGACCACGGCGCTGGGCCGGCGCGGCGTCGGCGACCGGTGCGCGTCGCTCGCCGCCCGCACCGCACTGGCCGTCGCCGGACAGGCGACCCACCTGTGGATCGAGCAGTCCGCCCGCCCGCTCGACCACTTCCTCGTCCAGGCGATCGACGACCTGCACTCGCTCTGCGAGACGGGCGACCTCCCGAAGGACACGCACGTCAGCGCCTGAGCACGTCAGCGCCTGAACCCGCCTGGACGCAGCGCTTCGAGCACACCCCGCCGCGCGCCTCGGCGGGCTGCGGTCCGCGGCGGACCGCCGGCGCCGAGCACCCGCCCGGCGCCGAACGGCTCCCCCGTAGCCCTGTACGGATGGTTCGACCG comes from Streptomyces sp. NBC_00448 and encodes:
- a CDS encoding TetR family transcriptional regulator, producing the protein MPRDGRPARLRLQQAALDLYTERGFDQVTTAEIAAHAGVTERTFYRHFADKREVLFGQEDFLRDALERAVAEAPGTLGPLATVLWAFRRITPLLEDNRPLSEPLHRLANATPALRERELAKTASLACTMTTALGRRGVGDRCASLAARTALAVAGQATHLWIEQSARPLDHFLVQAIDDLHSLCETGDLPKDTHVSA